In Tachysurus vachellii isolate PV-2020 chromosome 1, HZAU_Pvac_v1, whole genome shotgun sequence, a genomic segment contains:
- the LOC132847707 gene encoding protein IWS1 homolog isoform X1: MDGEEDFSGTHSDDGSATPVQDEHALASDAEEERVESHHSEEEGSDREGPASSPAAPAEDSESEHEDRTGGGASSGHDDDEGEEGFSSKRRGSMSETEDQHKEPDSESEHGEPPKGRSHHSDSDESDSEKVKQRDSDEEERGEDDRERRKAVIHSDSEEEEDKKPKNEAGSEQEDGPAQRLHSDSDDEDEKPVKRKKAILSDSEDEDEPKVKKSRAVSDDEDSGSEQGSEAPDKTVVAKLRELGSDSEDEEESTKRDTGKKDEKTLFGSDSESENDAEEKMIADIFGESGEEEDEEFTGFNQEELEGEKQQSHAAGQKIAMDDSDSDDVDRGGKDMSFMSDFDIMLAKRKAQSGKRRRHRDGGTFISDADDVVSAMISKMNEAAEEDRTLNSQKKPALKKLTLLPTVVMHLKKQDLKETFIDSGVMTAIKEWISPLPDKSLPALRIREELLKILQELPSVSQETLKMSGIGRAVMFLYKHPKESRSNKDLALKLINEWSRPIFGLSSNYKCMTREERQQRDLDQQIAPRRRLSSGGQTPRRDLEKVLTGEEKALRPGDPGFCARARVPMPSNKDYVVRPKWNVETDSNRGPVRKSLSRVDKQMRRFADIRRLTKTGHAVKISVEGNRMPL; the protein is encoded by the exons ATGGACGGAGAGGAGGATTTTTCAGGAACTCACTCAG atgatggTAGTGCCACACCAGTGCAGGATGAACATGCGCTGGCATCCGATGCTGAAGAAGAGAGAGTAGAATCACACCACTCTGAG GAGGAGGGCAGTGACAGAGAAGGTCCTGCCTCTAGTCCAGCGGCTCCTGCAGAAGACAGTGAATCAGAACACGAGGACAGAACAGGAGGAGGAGCCAGTAGTGGCCACGATGATGATGAGGGTGAAGAAGGCTTCTCTAGCAAGAGAAGAGGTAGCATGTCGGAGACAGAGGATCAGCACAAAGAGCCTGACAGCGAATCAGAACACGGGGAGCCGCCAAAGGGGCGGAGCCATCACTCAGACTCTGATGAATCCGATAGCGAGAAGGTGAAACAGAGAGACTCTGACGAAGAAGAACGGGGGGAAGACGACAGAGAGCGGAGGAAAGCTGTGATACACTCTgacagtgaggaagaggaggacaagAAACCCAAAAATGAAGCAGGAAGTGAGCAGGAAGATGGGCCAGCTCAGCGTCTCCACTCTGACAGCGACGATGAAGACGAGAAGCCAG TGAAGAGGAAGAAAGCAATTTTGTCTGACAGTGAGGATGAAGACGAACCAAAAG tGAAGAAAAGCAGGGCCGTGTCAGATGATGAAGATTCTGGTAGTGAGCAAGGCTCTGAAGCTCCTGATAAGACGGTTGTTGCGAAACTCAGAGAACTCGGTTCAGACAgcgaggatgaggaggagagcACGAAGAGGGACACAGGGAAAAAAGACGAGAAGACGCTGTTTGGCAGTGACAGTGAATCAGAAAATGATGCAGAAGA aAAAATGATAGCAGACATCTTTGGAGAATCTggtgaagaggaggatgaggagttTACG GGTTTTAACCAGGAAGAGTTGGAGGGGGAGAAGCAGCAGTCTCATGCTGCAGGACAGAAGATAGCGATGGACGACTCAGACTCGGATGATGTGGACAGAGGAGGAAAAGA taTGTCGTTCATGTCTGATTTCGACATCATGCTAGCGAAAAGGAAAGCTCAAAGCGGCAAGCGGAGGCGGCACCGAGACGGGGGAACGTTCATCAGTGACGCGGATGATGTGGTTAGCGCCATGATCAGCAAGATGAACGAAGCAGCTGAG gaGGATCGCACTCTGAACAGTCAGAAAAAGCCAGCGCTGAAAAAGCTGACACTTCTGCCCACTGTtgttatgcatttaaaaaa gcAGGATCTGAAGGAGACATTTATAGACAGTGGCGTGATGACAGCAATAAAAGAGTGGATCAGTCCTCTTCCTGATAAGAGTCTGCCGGCCCTGAGGATCAGAGAGGAGCTGCTGAAGATCCTGCAAGAG TTGCCCAGTGTGAGTCAGGAGACCCTGAAAATGAGTGGAATCGGCAGAGCCGTCATGTTCCTCTACAAACACCCCAAAGAGTCACGATCCAACAAAGACCTCGCTCTCAAACTTAtca atgaatgGTCAAGGCCCATCTTTGGCTTGTCTTCTAATTATAAATGCATGACGAGGGAGGAAAGGCAGCAGAGAGACCTTGATCAGCAGATTGCTCCACGCAGAAGACTCAG ctCAGGAGGGCAGACTCCTCGCAGGGATCTGGAGAAAGTGTTAACAGGAGAGGAGAA agcacTGCGGCCTGGTGACCCTGGGTTCTGTGCGAGAGCACGTGTACCAATGCCCTCTAATAAAGACTATGTGGTGCGACCCAAGTGGAATGTGGAGACGGATTCAAACCGG GGACCTGTAAGAAAGAGTTTATCACGTGTAGATAAACAGATGCGACGCTTCGCTGATATCCGCCGCCTCACAAAGACGGGTCATGCGGTCAAGATCAGCGTCGAGGGCAACCGCATGCCTCTCTGA
- the LOC132847707 gene encoding protein IWS1 homolog isoform X2 → MDGEEDFSGTHSDDGSATPVQDEHALASDAEEERVESHHSEEEGSDREGPASSPAAPAEDSESEHEDRTGGGASSGHDDDEGEEGFSSKRRGSMSETEDQHKEPDSESEHGEPPKGRSHHSDSDESDSEKVKQRDSDEEERGEDDRERRKAVIHSDSEEEEDKKPKNEAGSEQEDGPAQRLHSDSDDEDEKPVKRKKAILSDSEDEDEPKVKKSRAVSDDEDSGSEQGSEAPDKTVVAKLRELGSDSEDEEESTKRDTGKKDEKTLFGSDSESENDAEEKMIADIFGESGEEEDEEFTGFNQEELEGEKQQSHAAGQKIAMDDSDSDDVDRGGKDMSFMSDFDIMLAKRKAQSGKRRRHRDGGTFISDADDVVSAMISKMNEAAEEDRTLNSQKKPALKKLTLLPTVVMHLKKQDLKETFIDSGVMTAIKEWISPLPDKSLPALRIREELLKILQELPSVSQETLKMSGIGRAVMFLYKHPKESRSNKDLALKLINEWSRPIFGLSSNYKCMTREERQQRDLDQQIAPRRRLSSGGQTPRRDLEKVLTGEEKALRPGDPGFCARARVPMPSNKDYVVRPKWNVETDSNRRGCKKGISLLEKHKRRFMEERKQRRVRGAVKISVEGNHMPL, encoded by the exons ATGGACGGAGAGGAGGATTTTTCAGGAACTCACTCAG atgatggTAGTGCCACACCAGTGCAGGATGAACATGCGCTGGCATCCGATGCTGAAGAAGAGAGAGTAGAATCACACCACTCTGAG GAGGAGGGCAGTGACAGAGAAGGTCCTGCCTCTAGTCCAGCGGCTCCTGCAGAAGACAGTGAATCAGAACACGAGGACAGAACAGGAGGAGGAGCCAGTAGTGGCCACGATGATGATGAGGGTGAAGAAGGCTTCTCTAGCAAGAGAAGAGGTAGCATGTCGGAGACAGAGGATCAGCACAAAGAGCCTGACAGCGAATCAGAACACGGGGAGCCGCCAAAGGGGCGGAGCCATCACTCAGACTCTGATGAATCCGATAGCGAGAAGGTGAAACAGAGAGACTCTGACGAAGAAGAACGGGGGGAAGACGACAGAGAGCGGAGGAAAGCTGTGATACACTCTgacagtgaggaagaggaggacaagAAACCCAAAAATGAAGCAGGAAGTGAGCAGGAAGATGGGCCAGCTCAGCGTCTCCACTCTGACAGCGACGATGAAGACGAGAAGCCAG TGAAGAGGAAGAAAGCAATTTTGTCTGACAGTGAGGATGAAGACGAACCAAAAG tGAAGAAAAGCAGGGCCGTGTCAGATGATGAAGATTCTGGTAGTGAGCAAGGCTCTGAAGCTCCTGATAAGACGGTTGTTGCGAAACTCAGAGAACTCGGTTCAGACAgcgaggatgaggaggagagcACGAAGAGGGACACAGGGAAAAAAGACGAGAAGACGCTGTTTGGCAGTGACAGTGAATCAGAAAATGATGCAGAAGA aAAAATGATAGCAGACATCTTTGGAGAATCTggtgaagaggaggatgaggagttTACG GGTTTTAACCAGGAAGAGTTGGAGGGGGAGAAGCAGCAGTCTCATGCTGCAGGACAGAAGATAGCGATGGACGACTCAGACTCGGATGATGTGGACAGAGGAGGAAAAGA taTGTCGTTCATGTCTGATTTCGACATCATGCTAGCGAAAAGGAAAGCTCAAAGCGGCAAGCGGAGGCGGCACCGAGACGGGGGAACGTTCATCAGTGACGCGGATGATGTGGTTAGCGCCATGATCAGCAAGATGAACGAAGCAGCTGAG gaGGATCGCACTCTGAACAGTCAGAAAAAGCCAGCGCTGAAAAAGCTGACACTTCTGCCCACTGTtgttatgcatttaaaaaa gcAGGATCTGAAGGAGACATTTATAGACAGTGGCGTGATGACAGCAATAAAAGAGTGGATCAGTCCTCTTCCTGATAAGAGTCTGCCGGCCCTGAGGATCAGAGAGGAGCTGCTGAAGATCCTGCAAGAG TTGCCCAGTGTGAGTCAGGAGACCCTGAAAATGAGTGGAATCGGCAGAGCCGTCATGTTCCTCTACAAACACCCCAAAGAGTCACGATCCAACAAAGACCTCGCTCTCAAACTTAtca atgaatgGTCAAGGCCCATCTTTGGCTTGTCTTCTAATTATAAATGCATGACGAGGGAGGAAAGGCAGCAGAGAGACCTTGATCAGCAGATTGCTCCACGCAGAAGACTCAG ctCAGGAGGGCAGACTCCTCGCAGGGATCTGGAGAAAGTGTTAACAGGAGAGGAGAA agcacTGCGGCCTGGTGACCCTGGGTTCTGTGCGAGAGCACGTGTACCAATGCCCTCTAATAAAGACTATGTGGTGCGACCCAAGTGGAATGTGGAGACGGATTCAAACCGG AGAGGCTGTAAGAAAGGCATCAGTCTTCTGGAGAAACACAAGCGGCGGTTTATGGAGGAGAGAAAGCAGCGGCGTGTTCGGGGAGCAGTGAAGATCAGCGTGGAGGGAAACCACATGCCCCTGTAG
- the cbln2a gene encoding cerebellin-2a — protein MGSPVISLILSCTLLLSFSVSHSQTHNDTEPVVLEGKCLVVCDSNPSSDGGVTSSFGISVRAPGAKVAFSAIRGTNHEPSEMSNKSMTIYFDQVLVNIGHHFDLKASVFQAPRRGIYSFSFHVVKVYNRQTIQVNLMHNEYPVISAFAGDQDVTREAASNGVLLLLERDDRLYLKLERGNLMGGWKYSTFSGFLVFPL, from the exons ATGGGATCTCCAGTCATTTCTCTCATCCTCTCCTGCACTCTGCTGCTCTCCTTCTCAGTGtctcactctcagacacacaacgaCACGGAGCCTGTGGTTCTGGAGGGTAAATGCCTGGTGGTGTGTGACTCGAATCCGTCCTCTGATGGGGGTGTCACGTCCTCGTTCGGGATCTCAGTGCGCGCTCCAGGGGCAAAAGTGGCATTCTCAGCCATCAGAGGGACGAACCATGAACCATCCGAGATGAGCAACAAGTCCATGACCATCTACTTTGACCAG GTTCTTGTCAACATTGGCCACCATTTTGACCTGAAAGCAAGTGTGTTCCAGGCACCGAGACGTGGCATTTACAGCTTCAGCTTTCACGTCGTCAAGGTCTACAACCGACAGACCATCCAG GTGAACCTGATGCACAACGAATACCCAGTCATATCTGCGTTCGCAGGAGATCAGGATGTGACACGTGAAGCGGCGAGTAACGGCGTTCTTCTGCTTCTGGAGCGAGATGACCGACTCTACCTGAAGCTGGAGAGAGGAAACCTCATGGGAGGATGGAAATATTCCACCTTTTCTGGATTTCTTGTCTTCCCGCTCTGA
- the socs6b gene encoding suppressor of cytokine signaling 6b — translation MKKFSLTTIRKSLSIKGKEENEYAVSQPDLSTAFPSEPSLYGGCYSKDLVGATLDNGELKESKTRSKSEGLMGTLKRRLSTKQKPKVKASSPSVCSIDDDAFSSSSEPITFRDLKSQHSSRSTSLQNHHYSPTPWPLRVTNSEETCNSMVNALIPSSNSRLSLQKSFLGDEMFDGQSPDPQNGDLEMDDHVPVVIGLTAQDYIQYALPLDDGLFSDDEAPRSYCLDGTSPMEVLPQSECSLHSDEDAISHDLLSPEVFMEPSVNRLILNTANVLLHSSRLESPLLPPLPVSSLPGFGGTQVSDSVLEHLSFDPNSAPGVQRVYDAVQTSGPMVVTSLTMELKKLAKQGWYWGPITRWEAEEKLADLPDGSFLVRDSSDERYLLSLSFRSQGKTLHTRIEHSNGSFSFYEQPDMEGHTSIVELIDNSIRDSENGAFCYSRSRLPGSVTYPVRLTNPVSRFMQVRSLQYSCRFVIRQYTRIDLIQKLPLPNKMKDYLQEKHY, via the coding sequence ATGAAGAAATTTAGTCTAACCACAATCAGAAAGTCATTGAGCATAAAAGGGAAAGAAGAGAACGAGTATGCTGTGTCTCAGCCAGACCTGTCGACTGCTTTTCCTTCAGAGCCTTCTCTTTATGGAGGCTGCTATAGCAAGGACCTTGTGGGTGCCACCTTAGATAACGGGGAATTGAAGGAATCGAAAACTCGCTCTAAAAGCGAGGGTCTTATGGGAACCCTAAAGAGAAGACTATCAACGAAGCAGAAACCAAAGGTCAAAGCCAGTTCTCCATCTGTTTGCTCGATCGATGATGATGCGTTCTCCTCATCGTCGGAGCCTATCACGTTCCGCGACCTGAAATCCCAGCATTCTTCTCGCTCGACATCTTTACAGAACCACCATTATAGCCCGACGCCATGGCCGCTCAGAGTGACGAACTCGGAGGAAACATGCAACTCCATGGTCAACGCTCTTATCCCGTCCAGCAACTCTAGGTTGTCTCTCCAGAAAAGCTTTCTGGGAGATGAGATGTTTGACGGTCAGAGCCCCGACCCTCAAAATGGCGATCTGGAGATGGACGATCACGTGCCTGTAGTCATTGGACTCACAGCTCAGGATTACATTCAGTATGCGCTGCCTTTAGACGATGGACTTTTCTCTGATGACGAAGCACCTCGGTCTTACTGCCTGGACGGAACATCACCAATGGAGGTGTTGCCTCAGAGCGAGTGTTCTCTTCATTCCGACGAAGATGCCATTAGTCACGACCTCCTATCTCCTGAGGTTTTCATGGAGCCTTCAGTAAACCGTCTCATTCTGAACACTGCTAACGTTCTGCTGCATAGCTCACGCCTAGAGTCTCCTCTGCTACCTCCACTTCCTGTAAGCAGCCTTCCTGGGTTTGGTGGCACCCAAGTATCTGATTCGGTTCTTGAACATCTAAGCTTTGATCCGAACTCTGCGCCAGGAGTCCAGCGGGTGTACGACGCTGTGCAGACCAGCGGGCCAATGGTGGTCACGAGTCTGACGATGGAGCTGAAGAAACTGGCCAAGCAGGGATGGTACTGGGGACCGATCACACGATGGGAAGCTGAGGAGAAGCTTGCAGACCTTCCAGATGGTTCCTTTTTGGTTCGAGACAGTTCAGATGAGCGCTATCTTCTAAGTTTGAGTTTTCGTTCTCAAGGAAAGACACTTCATACTCGAATCGAGCATTCCAATGGCTCCTTCAGCTTCTACGAGCAGCCTGACATggaaggccacacctccatcgtAGAGCTCATTGACAACTCCATCAGGGATTCGGAAAACGGTGCATTCTGCTATTCCAGATCGCGCTTACCCGGGTCTGTCACCTATCCCGTCAGACTGACCAATCCCGTCTCACGGTTTATGCAGGTGCGATCACTGCAGTACTCGTGCCGCTTTGTGATTCGTCAGTACACTCGTATAGACCTGATCCAGAAATTGCCTTTaccaaacaaaatgaaagattATTTGCAAGAGAAACACTACTGA